One Microlunatus soli genomic window carries:
- a CDS encoding DUF2510 domain-containing protein, whose translation MANAGWYPDPGGQQGMYRYWDGHAWSAATSSTPSAPPPNQGIGTGQPGSSGQGAGQQPFGSGQPGQGQQPYGQQQYGQQPYGQQSYGGQQPYGGQQSAYANYQQQAGKKKSGVGWWIGGGVVVVALIVVVVLLIRNLGGGSGLDPTDPSGGGSEDACPTTTPTAAPNTTSPDGRVHGGPVSYPQLPAPWKAPYTDDRVPFGSDVLQQSITIESNYDGGGSSWVASILVAQLLAGDGFFTPQQGSEIVAKCVVGAFYGDNPVQRHDEKSKAMKVDGHDAWYLKTHLTFDIDGLKTKGETAIIVIVAAGQTSGLFYASIPDTAKQYMPDAEKSLAELTVDK comes from the coding sequence GTGGCGAACGCAGGATGGTATCCGGATCCGGGCGGTCAGCAAGGCATGTACCGCTACTGGGACGGGCATGCCTGGTCGGCGGCAACCTCGTCGACCCCGTCCGCCCCGCCGCCCAATCAGGGCATCGGGACCGGCCAGCCCGGCAGTTCGGGGCAGGGTGCCGGGCAGCAGCCCTTCGGTAGCGGACAACCGGGTCAGGGCCAGCAGCCGTACGGGCAACAGCAGTACGGCCAACAGCCGTACGGGCAGCAGTCGTACGGGGGCCAGCAGCCGTACGGGGGCCAGCAGTCGGCGTACGCGAACTATCAGCAGCAGGCCGGCAAGAAGAAGAGCGGGGTCGGCTGGTGGATCGGTGGCGGCGTCGTCGTGGTGGCGCTGATCGTCGTCGTGGTGTTGCTGATCCGCAACCTGGGTGGCGGTTCGGGGCTCGACCCCACCGACCCGAGTGGCGGCGGCTCCGAAGATGCCTGCCCGACGACCACGCCGACCGCGGCACCGAACACGACCTCTCCCGACGGTCGGGTGCACGGCGGCCCGGTCTCCTATCCGCAGTTGCCGGCTCCGTGGAAGGCGCCCTACACCGACGACCGGGTGCCGTTCGGTAGCGACGTGCTGCAGCAGTCGATCACCATCGAGAGCAATTACGACGGCGGCGGTTCCAGCTGGGTGGCGTCGATCCTGGTCGCCCAACTGCTCGCCGGTGACGGCTTCTTCACCCCGCAGCAGGGGTCGGAGATCGTGGCCAAATGCGTGGTCGGCGCGTTCTACGGCGACAACCCGGTGCAGCGGCACGACGAGAAGAGCAAGGCGATGAAGGTCGACGGCCACGACGCCTGGTACCTCAAGACCCATCTCACCTTCGACATCGACGGTCTGAAGACCAAGGGCGAGACCGCGATCATCGTGATCGTCGCCGCCGGCCAGACCTCCGGGCTGTTCTACGCCTCGATCCCGGACACCGCCAAGCAGTACATGCCCGACGCCGAAAAGAGTCTGGCCGAGCTCACCGTCGACAAGTAG
- a CDS encoding glycoside hydrolase family 3 N-terminal domain-containing protein, translated as MRNRRLAPALSVIAVVSLGLVAGCTGTDGPGAAPQAPGSSAAAPSGGASGTAGSSSEPASPDGSAPSESSSSAAEPPAGGKQTCTKLAGELSLNEQVGQLFMIGTDSSGMPDAQAQQLADLKVGSVLLLGNSTAGQNAIRNATDTIRDRVGDSHGVKLILAADQEGGQVQRLAGPGFDTIPSAVEQAEMSPDELTTEAHTWGKQLADAGIDVDLAPVADVVPSSMEGANEPIGQLDRGYGPNPKKVQQHDLAFIAGMQKAKIGTSVKHFPNLGRVRGNTDFQTDVQDTETTRDDKAIKPYRAAIKAGVDMVMVSSATYTQIDPDHPAPFSSTIVTDMVRGDLGFDRVIISDDLQGKALGSVPSSQRALKFVEAGGDLAIVGDPGQAEPMIRKLRSAAADDQELRDKVKQSTARVLAMKATYGLADCRS; from the coding sequence GTGAGGAACCGAAGGCTCGCCCCAGCCCTGTCCGTGATCGCGGTCGTCTCGCTCGGATTGGTCGCCGGTTGCACCGGGACCGACGGCCCCGGCGCGGCACCGCAGGCTCCCGGTTCCAGTGCTGCCGCACCGTCCGGCGGGGCGTCCGGCACCGCCGGATCGTCCTCGGAGCCAGCTAGCCCGGACGGGTCGGCTCCGTCGGAGTCCTCGTCGTCGGCAGCCGAACCGCCGGCGGGCGGCAAGCAGACCTGCACGAAGCTGGCCGGTGAACTCTCGTTGAACGAGCAGGTCGGCCAGCTGTTCATGATCGGCACCGACTCCTCCGGGATGCCCGATGCGCAGGCACAGCAACTGGCCGATCTGAAGGTCGGATCGGTGCTGTTGCTCGGCAACTCGACGGCGGGGCAGAACGCGATCCGCAACGCCACCGACACGATCCGCGACCGGGTCGGCGACAGTCACGGCGTCAAGCTGATCCTGGCCGCCGATCAGGAGGGCGGCCAGGTGCAGCGGCTGGCCGGTCCCGGCTTCGACACCATCCCCAGCGCCGTCGAGCAGGCCGAGATGAGCCCCGACGAGCTGACCACCGAGGCACACACCTGGGGTAAGCAGCTGGCGGACGCGGGGATCGATGTTGATCTTGCTCCGGTGGCCGACGTGGTGCCGAGCTCGATGGAGGGCGCCAACGAGCCGATCGGGCAGCTGGATCGAGGCTACGGCCCCAACCCCAAGAAGGTGCAGCAGCACGATCTCGCGTTCATCGCTGGGATGCAGAAGGCGAAGATCGGCACCAGCGTGAAGCATTTCCCCAACCTCGGCCGGGTCCGCGGCAATACCGACTTCCAGACCGACGTGCAGGACACCGAGACCACTCGGGACGACAAGGCGATCAAGCCGTATCGGGCAGCGATCAAGGCCGGTGTCGACATGGTGATGGTGTCCTCGGCGACCTACACCCAGATCGATCCGGACCACCCGGCGCCGTTCTCCTCGACCATCGTCACCGACATGGTGCGTGGCGATCTCGGCTTCGACCGGGTGATCATCTCCGACGACCTGCAGGGCAAGGCGCTGGGCAGTGTGCCGAGCAGTCAACGCGCGCTGAAGTTCGTCGAGGCCGGGGGAGACCTGGCGATCGTCGGTGATCCGGGCCAGGCCGAGCCGATGATCCGCAAGTTGCGCAGCGCAGCCGCCGATGATCAAGAGCTGCGGGATAAGGTCAAGCAGTCGACCGCCCGGGTGCTGGCGATGAAGGCCACGTACGGGCTGGCCGACTGCCGATCATGA
- a CDS encoding mycothione reductase, giving the protein MRHFDLCIIGSGSGNTIVDEQFADQQVALVDQGVGPDHVFGGTCLNLGCIPTKMFVLPADLAGSPAEAARLGVDLEFVRADWPAIRDRIFGRIDPISAGGEEYRAGADNVTLYREHARFVGERRLQVGDETITADRFVIAAGSRAIIPDIPGISDVTVHTSDTVMRIDKLPASMIIIGGGFISAEFAHVFAAFGVDVTVLLRSDRMLRGEDEDVSARFTELMAEKVTIRKDTTITGVRRTAGGVQLQTDGGDDLEADLLLVATGRQPNGDLLDVAAAGVDLDDQGRVVVDDYQRTAAEGVFALGDVSSPYQLKHVANLEARVVQHNLLHPDAMITADHRFVPHAVFSDPQVASVGLTEAEAIEQGVDYTAAIQDYGSVAYGWALEDTRHFAKLIADRQTRRLIGAHIIGPQASSLIQPLIQAMSFGLTAPEMARGQYWIHPALPELVENALLALKFAD; this is encoded by the coding sequence ATGCGGCATTTCGACCTGTGCATCATCGGCTCCGGCTCGGGCAACACGATCGTCGACGAGCAGTTCGCCGATCAGCAGGTGGCATTGGTCGATCAAGGGGTCGGACCGGACCACGTCTTCGGTGGCACCTGTCTCAATCTCGGATGCATCCCGACCAAGATGTTCGTGCTGCCGGCGGACCTGGCCGGCAGCCCCGCGGAGGCGGCACGGCTCGGTGTCGACCTGGAGTTCGTCCGCGCCGACTGGCCGGCGATCAGGGACCGCATCTTCGGCCGGATCGACCCGATCTCAGCAGGCGGTGAGGAATATCGGGCCGGCGCGGACAACGTCACCCTCTACCGGGAGCATGCCCGGTTCGTCGGTGAGCGCCGGCTGCAGGTCGGCGACGAGACGATCACCGCCGACCGCTTCGTGATCGCCGCCGGCAGTCGCGCGATCATTCCCGACATCCCCGGCATCTCCGACGTCACGGTGCACACCTCCGACACCGTGATGCGGATCGACAAGCTGCCGGCGTCCATGATCATCATCGGTGGTGGCTTCATCTCCGCCGAGTTCGCCCACGTCTTCGCCGCCTTCGGTGTCGATGTCACCGTGCTGCTGCGATCGGACCGGATGCTCCGTGGTGAGGACGAGGACGTCTCCGCCCGCTTCACCGAGCTGATGGCCGAGAAGGTCACGATCCGCAAGGACACCACGATCACCGGAGTACGCCGCACCGCCGGCGGAGTGCAGCTGCAGACCGACGGAGGTGATGATCTTGAGGCCGACCTGTTGCTGGTGGCGACCGGGCGGCAGCCCAACGGCGACCTGCTGGACGTCGCAGCGGCCGGTGTCGACCTTGATGATCAAGGTCGAGTCGTCGTCGACGACTACCAGCGGACGGCCGCCGAGGGTGTGTTCGCGCTCGGCGACGTCAGCTCGCCCTACCAGCTCAAACATGTCGCCAACCTCGAGGCCCGGGTGGTCCAGCACAACCTGCTGCACCCGGACGCCATGATCACCGCCGACCATCGCTTCGTACCGCATGCGGTCTTCTCCGACCCCCAGGTCGCCTCGGTCGGGCTGACCGAGGCCGAAGCGATCGAGCAGGGCGTCGACTACACCGCGGCGATCCAGGACTACGGCTCGGTCGCCTACGGCTGGGCGCTGGAGGACACCCGACACTTCGCCAAGCTGATCGCCGACCGGCAGACCCGCCGGTTGATCGGTGCGCACATCATCGGGCCGCAGGCATCGTCACTGATCCAGCCGCTGATCCAGGCGATGAGCTTCGGCCTGACGGCGCCGGAGATGGCTCGTGGTCAGTACTGGATCCATCCGGCATTGCCCGAACTGGTCGAAAACGCCCTGCTGGCATTGAAGTTCGCCGACTGA
- a CDS encoding sigma-70 family RNA polymerase sigma factor: MSLPDHGFDVFVERSAGALLGYGRALTGSDHDAWDLVQEALTRIGERWSRETLVDPEAYARTVMIRLNIDRLRRIRRDTQLARRGGTPESYRMPEVEPLDDWLIAALRTLTPHQRTALALRYVDDCDVAEIARRMGCRSGTVRSHLSRGLARLKDASPAIRSMDGRAER, encoded by the coding sequence GTGTCGCTGCCGGATCACGGTTTCGATGTGTTCGTCGAGCGGTCCGCCGGTGCGCTGCTGGGCTACGGCCGGGCGCTGACCGGCTCCGATCACGACGCGTGGGACCTGGTGCAGGAGGCGCTGACCAGGATCGGCGAACGCTGGTCGCGGGAGACTCTCGTCGATCCGGAAGCCTATGCCCGCACCGTGATGATCCGACTGAACATCGATCGGCTGCGGCGGATCCGCCGCGACACCCAGCTCGCCCGACGCGGCGGGACTCCGGAGAGTTATCGGATGCCGGAGGTCGAGCCGCTCGACGATTGGTTGATCGCCGCCCTGCGCACCCTGACACCACATCAGCGGACGGCGCTCGCGCTGCGCTACGTCGACGATTGCGATGTCGCCGAGATCGCCCGTCGGATGGGATGTCGATCTGGGACGGTACGGAGTCACCTGTCGCGTGGTCTCGCCCGGCTCAAGGACGCCTCGCCGGCGATCAGGTCGATGGACGGGCGGGCCGAACGATGA
- a CDS encoding NUDIX domain-containing protein, protein MDEPIAVTADGERLTGFEVVAEPRLEDSDGFPLTASLVIVERDDAVLLVHDRWKDRWELPGGGREPGETVRQTAVRELVEETGVRSDALVLAGVARYVLQPDERRERLAVYRTTIADDPVPGFAPNEEIAAVRWWRPGDQLDRLDTLDAALVRHILARAEGDVTIATYQQLADRYAERTTPTSPETRAPFLDRLISLLPQGKLLELGSGPGWDADYLQDQGLQVQRSDATPAFVEMMRSAGAAAELIDVRTDDLGGPWDAVLANAVLLHLSRDEFATATGRIRDAVRPGGLFAFTLKEGDGESWSAAKLDLPRWFVYWREPELRSVLQRQGWQIESLEHRAGRREDWIQVIARSGPG, encoded by the coding sequence ATGGATGAGCCGATAGCGGTGACCGCGGATGGGGAGCGGCTGACCGGGTTCGAGGTTGTCGCCGAGCCGCGGCTCGAGGACAGCGACGGGTTCCCGCTGACGGCGTCGTTGGTGATCGTCGAACGGGACGACGCGGTGCTGCTGGTCCATGATCGCTGGAAGGATCGATGGGAGTTGCCCGGCGGCGGACGCGAGCCGGGCGAGACCGTACGGCAGACCGCGGTCCGGGAGTTGGTCGAGGAGACCGGGGTGCGTTCGGATGCGCTTGTGCTGGCGGGCGTCGCCCGCTACGTCCTGCAACCCGACGAGCGCCGGGAACGACTGGCCGTCTACCGGACGACGATCGCCGACGACCCGGTGCCCGGCTTCGCACCCAACGAGGAGATCGCAGCCGTACGGTGGTGGCGGCCCGGCGATCAGCTCGACCGGCTCGACACCCTGGACGCCGCACTGGTCCGGCACATCCTCGCCAGGGCCGAGGGCGACGTCACGATCGCCACCTACCAACAGCTCGCCGACCGCTACGCCGAGCGGACGACGCCCACCTCGCCGGAAACCCGGGCGCCGTTCCTGGACCGGCTGATATCGCTGCTGCCACAGGGAAAACTGCTGGAGTTGGGGAGTGGGCCGGGCTGGGACGCCGACTACCTCCAGGACCAGGGTCTGCAGGTGCAGCGCAGCGATGCGACGCCGGCGTTCGTGGAGATGATGCGGTCCGCCGGCGCCGCGGCAGAGCTGATCGACGTCCGCACTGATGATCTTGGTGGGCCGTGGGACGCGGTGCTGGCCAACGCGGTCCTGCTGCACCTGTCCCGCGACGAGTTCGCGACCGCGACCGGCCGGATCCGGGACGCCGTACGGCCGGGTGGGCTCTTCGCCTTCACCCTCAAGGAAGGCGACGGCGAGTCCTGGAGCGCGGCCAAGCTCGACCTGCCGCGCTGGTTCGTCTACTGGCGCGAACCCGAGCTGCGGTCGGTCCTGCAACGTCAGGGCTGGCAGATCGAGTCGCTGGAACACCGGGCCGGGCGGCGCGAGGACTGGATCCAGGTGATCGCCCGATCCGGCCCAGGCTGA
- a CDS encoding pyridoxamine 5'-phosphate oxidase family protein, whose translation MADDATKDPTAEPGHLPDGYNDSGRQESLEWAVVRQRLEQSKHFWFSTADADGAPHARPIWASWVDNTVYADGGVEVTRWGRDLLANPRVQVHLESATEVVIVDGVFSRQTDLTPEAFRRVQASYLSRYADYQPEAADGMFMIKPRTVLAWQQFPADVTRFRFS comes from the coding sequence ATGGCTGATGATGCGACGAAGGATCCGACGGCCGAGCCGGGACACCTGCCGGACGGCTACAACGACTCCGGCCGGCAGGAGTCGCTGGAGTGGGCGGTCGTCCGGCAACGACTCGAGCAGTCCAAGCACTTCTGGTTCAGCACTGCCGATGCCGACGGCGCTCCGCACGCCCGGCCGATCTGGGCATCCTGGGTGGATAACACGGTGTATGCCGACGGTGGGGTCGAGGTGACGCGGTGGGGTCGTGACCTGCTGGCCAATCCTCGGGTGCAGGTGCATCTGGAGAGCGCCACCGAGGTGGTGATCGTGGACGGGGTCTTCTCCCGCCAGACCGACCTGACACCCGAGGCGTTCCGGCGGGTGCAGGCCAGCTATCTGTCCCGGTACGCCGACTACCAGCCCGAGGCCGCCGACGGCATGTTCATGATCAAACCAAGGACGGTGCTGGCCTGGCAGCAGTTCCCGGCCGATGTGACGAGGTTCCGCTTCAGCTGA
- a CDS encoding GNAT family N-acetyltransferase produces MQNDPAALLRAYDEQLRTDAETPSAIAVERLGPLRLVNFGSGRGFITYADLGGADAATIRGWVEQAVRHFDEQPEINRVEWKTRGHDHAPGLHEALIDNGFVAEEPESIMIGPAAALAADVPLPDGVTLRRITEEHDVRAMSALADHIFGDPVSKHRADSILRRLARDDGMELWVAEADGAMISSGRLEPIAGTDFAGLWGGSTLAEWRGKGIYRALTAVRARSALDKGKTLLHSDSTEYSRPILERSGLIKVSSTTPYQWTRP; encoded by the coding sequence GTGCAGAACGATCCCGCCGCCCTGTTGCGTGCCTACGACGAACAACTCCGGACCGATGCCGAGACCCCGAGTGCGATCGCGGTGGAACGGCTCGGTCCGCTCCGGCTGGTCAATTTCGGATCCGGTCGCGGATTCATCACCTACGCCGATCTGGGCGGAGCCGACGCGGCGACGATCCGCGGCTGGGTCGAGCAGGCGGTTCGGCACTTCGACGAGCAGCCGGAGATCAACCGGGTGGAGTGGAAGACCCGCGGCCATGACCATGCGCCGGGCCTGCACGAGGCGTTGATCGACAACGGCTTCGTCGCAGAGGAACCGGAGTCGATCATGATCGGCCCGGCCGCCGCACTGGCCGCGGACGTGCCGCTCCCGGACGGTGTGACGTTGCGCCGGATCACCGAGGAGCACGACGTCCGGGCGATGAGCGCGTTGGCCGATCACATCTTCGGTGACCCGGTCTCGAAGCACCGGGCCGATTCCATCCTGCGCAGGCTTGCGCGCGATGACGGCATGGAGCTGTGGGTCGCCGAGGCCGACGGAGCGATGATCAGCTCTGGTCGGTTGGAGCCGATCGCTGGCACCGATTTCGCGGGGCTCTGGGGTGGTTCGACGTTGGCGGAATGGCGTGGCAAGGGGATCTATCGTGCGCTGACCGCCGTACGAGCTCGATCGGCGCTGGACAAGGGCAAGACGCTGCTGCACAGCGACTCCACCGAATACTCCCGACCGATCCTCGAACGGTCCGGGTTGATCAAGGTCTCCAGCACCACGCCGTACCAGTGGACCCGGCCCTGA
- the folE gene encoding GTP cyclohydrolase I FolE produces the protein MTSITEPTDEDVLGMTPHPLGNGTSSSARGIDETKIINAVSQLLDGLGLDTTSPGLRDTPSRYARMCREIFGGLHQDPRDVLGVAFPEGYTEPVIVRDISFTSICEHHLVPFLGHAHIGYHPGPAGEVVGLSKLARLVDVVSRRPTLQERITATVTDTLEAVLAPKGVACVIEAEHFCMTMRGVRKPGSRTVTTAFRGMFATDESARSTMLSMMDIRR, from the coding sequence ATGACCTCGATCACCGAGCCCACGGACGAGGACGTCCTCGGGATGACTCCGCATCCCCTCGGGAACGGTACGTCGTCGTCCGCTCGAGGCATCGACGAGACCAAGATCATCAACGCGGTGAGCCAACTACTTGACGGACTCGGACTGGACACGACATCGCCCGGGCTCCGGGATACCCCGTCCCGATACGCACGCATGTGCCGAGAGATCTTCGGCGGCTTGCATCAAGATCCACGCGACGTCCTCGGCGTCGCCTTTCCCGAGGGTTATACCGAGCCGGTGATCGTCCGCGACATCAGCTTCACCTCGATCTGTGAACACCACCTGGTCCCGTTCCTCGGCCACGCCCACATCGGCTATCACCCAGGACCCGCCGGAGAGGTGGTCGGTCTGTCCAAGCTCGCCAGACTCGTCGACGTCGTCTCCCGGAGACCAACCCTGCAGGAGCGCATCACAGCAACGGTGACTGACACGCTAGAAGCTGTCCTGGCACCCAAAGGCGTGGCCTGTGTGATCGAGGCCGAGCACTTCTGCATGACGATGCGCGGGGTCCGAAAGCCTGGTTCGAGAACGGTGACGACGGCCTTTCGAGGGATGTTCGCCACCGACGAGTCGGCACGTTCCACCATGCTCAGCATGATGGACATCCGCCGATGA
- a CDS encoding dihydrofolate reductase family protein, with the protein MTAAESIRLSLNMITSLDGAISYHNRGSNLSCDVDRDRMHRLRRDADLVIVGSRTATSGRYWRDDFLRRHNAAGLPRIGVVSTSRWIAGEDVPHTLITTTTNVDANAELVIKAGGAIVDWPTALARMQELGYRNVLLEGGPTTLSGVASAVPINDLHLTIAPYLIGGKAERVICTHREDLSRYRLLNHQQVDDYIFLDFTRKSSCPTPS; encoded by the coding sequence ATGACTGCCGCGGAGAGTATCCGTCTGTCCCTGAACATGATCACCAGCCTGGACGGCGCCATCAGCTATCACAATCGCGGAAGCAACCTCAGTTGCGATGTCGATCGCGACCGGATGCATCGACTGCGGCGGGACGCCGATCTGGTGATCGTCGGAAGCCGAACGGCAACCAGCGGGCGGTACTGGCGCGACGACTTCCTCCGCCGGCACAACGCCGCCGGACTGCCACGTATCGGTGTCGTCAGCACGAGTCGCTGGATCGCCGGCGAAGACGTCCCGCACACCCTCATCACGACCACGACGAACGTCGACGCGAACGCCGAGTTGGTGATCAAGGCAGGTGGCGCCATCGTGGATTGGCCCACAGCGCTGGCGAGGATGCAGGAGCTCGGCTACCGAAACGTACTGCTGGAAGGCGGTCCGACGACCTTGTCCGGGGTCGCCTCGGCAGTGCCGATCAATGATCTTCACCTCACGATCGCGCCGTACCTCATCGGCGGCAAGGCCGAACGCGTGATCTGTACCCATCGCGAAGACCTCAGCCGCTACCGGCTCCTGAACCACCAGCAGGTGGATGACTACATCTTTCTCGACTTCACAAGGAAATCCTCATGTCCAACACCGTCCTGA
- a CDS encoding thiamine pyrophosphate-dependent enzyme yields MSNTVLNPPAAAAAGDQPVAGESLPPEILVDRANQLRRTAVRICRDAASGHIGASTGAAELFTVLYFGGVLRYSGTDPRHPLRDRVLVRGHLGPLRYPLFAHLGWVDPSEFSGYRRLGSRLQGHEEHALLPGVDITPSGSLGMLLSYGTGSALAARDNGHSFHTWVFIGDGEEQEGNVSEAARHAATLRLPGLIAVLDRNGAQLSDPVGQVDSTNMEELWTAYGWQVVSLRDGHDVAQIKAAFRTAQDRSDSGPVIVIADTHKGHGLEGNRAHYSGYHTIGVTPSEVVDEFLTEDGETMVPTHRVVRPSDSPEPLRRSISITPSQETPAHLDQAQFEYFSELRARWDDRIHGHLYFMSGDTTPAPFVDKLQLRDFARYHNVGIREQHLAGMTHGLTLTDPRCTVILNTIDAFSYRYLDQLNSLVYGGGRALILGDVAGVTNGRNGASHQSSGQTAALLGIPGLSLLEPADVTDLFACLNRGLSENAGATYIRIHSSHVDHQSFVPATERSLRWYVSHDTAAPEVTVIASGMSVGIALDAARRSTVPTRVVTVIDQESIDPSIADVIPEGADVVFAYNGNPQPLRSRVCEALIAAGRGIRRMRSFGFVRGTSGTVEELLGHHRMTADDMSRALTELASQP; encoded by the coding sequence ATGTCCAACACCGTCCTGAATCCGCCGGCCGCAGCGGCAGCCGGAGACCAGCCCGTCGCCGGGGAATCGCTCCCGCCAGAGATACTCGTCGACCGCGCAAACCAGCTACGGCGGACCGCAGTCAGGATCTGCCGCGATGCAGCCAGCGGTCACATCGGCGCCTCCACCGGCGCGGCGGAACTCTTCACCGTCCTGTACTTCGGCGGTGTACTGCGCTATTCGGGCACCGACCCGCGGCATCCGCTGCGCGACCGTGTCCTGGTGCGCGGTCACTTGGGACCACTGCGCTACCCGCTCTTCGCTCACCTCGGCTGGGTCGACCCGTCCGAGTTCTCCGGCTACCGTCGGCTCGGCTCGCGATTGCAGGGGCACGAGGAGCACGCGCTGCTCCCCGGTGTCGACATCACACCGAGTGGCTCACTGGGGATGCTGCTGTCCTACGGGACGGGATCGGCACTGGCTGCCCGCGACAACGGACACAGCTTCCACACCTGGGTCTTCATCGGCGACGGCGAGGAACAGGAAGGCAATGTCAGTGAAGCGGCCAGACACGCCGCGACGTTGCGTCTCCCCGGACTGATCGCCGTTCTGGACCGAAACGGTGCACAGCTGTCCGACCCCGTCGGTCAGGTCGACAGCACCAACATGGAGGAATTGTGGACCGCCTACGGCTGGCAGGTCGTCAGCCTCCGCGACGGCCACGATGTCGCGCAGATCAAAGCGGCGTTCCGCACTGCGCAGGACAGATCGGACTCAGGGCCGGTGATCGTGATCGCCGACACCCACAAGGGACACGGCCTGGAAGGAAATCGCGCGCACTACTCGGGCTATCACACCATCGGCGTCACGCCATCCGAGGTCGTCGACGAATTCCTGACCGAGGACGGCGAAACGATGGTTCCTACTCACCGCGTGGTTCGGCCCAGCGACTCCCCCGAACCGCTGCGCCGGTCGATCTCGATCACACCGTCGCAGGAGACTCCTGCACACCTCGATCAGGCACAGTTCGAGTACTTCTCCGAACTGCGGGCGAGATGGGACGACCGGATCCACGGGCACCTCTACTTCATGAGTGGTGACACAACACCGGCACCATTTGTCGACAAGCTGCAACTCCGCGACTTCGCCCGCTACCACAACGTCGGCATTCGCGAGCAACACCTCGCGGGAATGACCCATGGCCTGACACTCACCGATCCACGGTGCACGGTGATCCTGAACACCATCGACGCGTTCAGCTATCGATACTTGGATCAGTTGAACTCGCTGGTGTACGGCGGCGGACGGGCGCTGATTCTCGGCGACGTGGCCGGAGTCACGAACGGCCGCAACGGGGCGAGCCACCAGAGTTCGGGCCAAACCGCTGCCCTGCTTGGCATTCCGGGCCTGTCGTTGCTGGAGCCGGCGGATGTGACGGACCTCTTCGCCTGTCTGAATCGTGGCCTGTCCGAAAACGCCGGCGCGACCTACATCCGGATCCACAGCTCTCACGTCGATCATCAGAGCTTCGTCCCTGCTACCGAGCGTTCCCTGCGGTGGTACGTCTCCCACGACACAGCGGCACCCGAGGTGACCGTCATCGCGTCCGGGATGAGCGTCGGGATCGCGCTTGACGCGGCTCGCCGGTCCACCGTCCCGACACGCGTCGTCACCGTCATAGACCAGGAGTCGATCGATCCGTCAATCGCCGACGTCATCCCCGAAGGCGCCGACGTCGTGTTCGCCTACAACGGAAATCCGCAGCCGTTGCGTTCACGAGTCTGCGAAGCGCTCATCGCGGCCGGGCGAGGTATTCGCCGAATGCGTTCGTTCGGGTTTGTCCGTGGGACATCGGGCACCGTCGAGGAGCTCCTCGGCCACCACCGGATGACGGCAGACGATATGTCGCGCGCGCTCACCGAACTAGCGAGTCAACCATGA
- a CDS encoding phosphotransferase family protein, with translation MIGAPAGSYRGTVGRCCIAAAGDGHVRRAAPVAAVWQVGAVAVKCYTDLPGRPATELAEQSAELFSTIWSADDPDVTAPEVLQVHVGPRHAALLTRWMPWPRLSSGDLSLRTAVDRVRRLHEIWGSNGQLNRVRCHGDLHPGNLLAADNGTAFVDFDLSTWDLPERDLAQLVVNFGGPDDFEKVRGWYGLDPDQDRERRLLDYAMDKIERIADYYRRNSGSVSLTGDGVRRLRELRRLLVKPGGR, from the coding sequence ATGATCGGCGCGCCCGCCGGTAGCTATCGCGGCACGGTCGGTCGATGCTGTATCGCGGCAGCCGGCGACGGGCACGTCCGCCGAGCTGCCCCGGTTGCTGCGGTCTGGCAGGTCGGCGCCGTCGCGGTCAAGTGCTATACCGACCTGCCCGGGCGACCCGCGACGGAGCTGGCGGAGCAGTCCGCGGAGCTTTTCTCGACGATCTGGTCCGCGGACGATCCCGATGTCACCGCGCCCGAGGTGCTCCAGGTGCATGTCGGTCCGCGGCATGCCGCACTGCTGACCCGATGGATGCCTTGGCCCCGGTTGTCATCTGGCGATCTGAGTCTGCGTACTGCAGTTGATCGCGTGCGGAGACTGCACGAGATCTGGGGAAGTAACGGACAGCTCAACCGCGTGCGTTGTCACGGTGATCTTCATCCGGGCAATCTGCTGGCCGCCGACAACGGCACCGCCTTCGTGGACTTCGATCTATCCACCTGGGACCTGCCGGAACGTGATCTTGCGCAGCTGGTCGTCAACTTCGGCGGCCCCGATGACTTCGAAAAGGTCCGCGGCTGGTACGGGCTCGACCCGGATCAAGATCGTGAACGTCGATTGCTCGACTACGCGATGGACAAGATCGAACGGATCGCTGACTACTACCGCCGCAACAGCGGATCAGTTTCTCTGACAGGCGATGGTGTCCGCAGACTGCGAGAACTTCGCCGGCTTCTGGTCAAACCAGGCGGTCGGTGA